CGCCGCTGCGCTCGGCGCGGCGTGGGTGGCGGTCGACGTCGCATGCCCCGCCGCTGCTCGACACCCACGCGTGGTTCTGGTGGCTCGACGGGTCGGGACCACTCACCCGAAAGGTACGGACCACTCTCGACGCATATCCGGACACGCAACGCCCCGCACTCTGCGCCATCTCGCTGTGGGAGGTGGCGCTCCTGGTCGAGCTGGGGCGCGTCCGATTGCGCCAGGGGTTCGACGAGTGGATCGAGGTTGCGGCAGCGACGGAGACCGTCCGGTTGTTCGACGTCACGCCCGCCGTTGCGAAGGAGCTGCTCCACCTCCCTCGCTCCTTTCACCGTGACCCTGCCGACCGGCTGATCGTGGCCACCGCCCGTGCGCTCGACCTGGCGGTGCTCACGGACGACGGACCGATCCGCCGCTCGGGTCTCGTGCGGCTGTGGCGCCCGTGAGCCCCGCCTGGGCCGTCACCCGCCTCGCGCCACCGCCTCCTCGTACACCTGACGCGTCCGCCGGGCGGTCGCTTCCCACGTGAAGCGGGCGGTCCGCTCCCG
This DNA window, taken from Deltaproteobacteria bacterium, encodes the following:
- a CDS encoding type II toxin-antitoxin system VapC family toxin; amino-acid sequence: MSASAQRVRPGGKLRSIGFGGPGCSCWRRRWRHHRARPGRDAIPRMPTPLRSARRGWRSTSHAPPLLDTHAWFWWLDGSGPLTRKVRTTLDAYPDTQRPALCAISLWEVALLVELGRVRLRQGFDEWIEVAAATETVRLFDVTPAVAKELLHLPRSFHRDPADRLIVATARALDLAVLTDDGPIRRSGLVRLWRP